One Palaemon carinicauda isolate YSFRI2023 chromosome 4, ASM3689809v2, whole genome shotgun sequence DNA segment encodes these proteins:
- the LOC137639939 gene encoding zinc finger protein Xfin-like, translated as MAVTKLISSVSQNAHTCIQCGKIFRNIVKYIIHKSRHERGTTFITNIRKKYLSYYRYRFCWKRYHVCNFYRKVYNCAMCQKSFISEKTVVKHLKNCPFNTDHKCLFCDYTSSSQSDIINHSKQHTDEQPYECTKCEKKFVSLGELTDHEQVHLSLKYICFTCGMAFADKNVLKKHLEDHRGKYLCPHCGRGYAGRDHFYHTEVIELSPCKECGLSFQYLCMYEKHKRMHGDTVERSKNRTKNLCEQCGKEYSSKDYIFHKDLEDELSPCKICGLRFDYICVYEKHVKEHMEALENIKTCKTKADLCQYIECAEVVTSQDPLVYGYNHVCMLCGKRYKELQSTLVHMEMHLKTELGVNENEAFPSTNFLESMDTSQGIGRNWNSNLSSSLETAFDAVMKRNSKIESDLQSSRKPKKGNGLKLPRNDNSVGLNTKGFPCSSANLQVAENVNGNHFKVNTGKVILAQHLVSPNKSSPVTNKNIVTCEYRTKLSEISKKNKAAEDSKIEPPLAEFLGFENVCPSVYSTSKDAAINERSSIVKSQNDSDRKVSSNEKPCNKKCKDINYEGDISCVIETERLNETASDLQDHKYAGDDICVPVFHNGHGDNSELVQVFKSLEPILNNLTVRDFDLGDIQSYGNGSQVDIKSEVAGQDKSVKNIEFPFKDGKVKEEFITKEALVDDPYSAFSLEESFSGTMITSSPTSNDTNENLPPKKEVSVVQNSKTIQFNSERNLSSRKRKKPCVENEENVLGQSDISPKSPSKKLSLGSTGKEIDVKNNDLDKGFLPNQTVVQDSGTLQVNSGRQGSSRKIKYPKFNKYSILKKCPKCGIRVRGKLSRHASSCVEKKEQDITQQSSMALETCQNILPISSKSQSSKTTGIDIEKHNSKNRGDRCDVNEALADDGCDVRNINIAKEVIPERTVRSATESFKLNYICKEVSNRLHLKDNPYCTLCGKAFIFKSAFEAHRQLHENAGWYLCYKCGITYRNEKNLIRHCQATHSGEYVFEFEQEKSVPVGKTKGSVSGSFSDKLIKKNVHKQKLGESKAGFHDKLGHFECRQCRRIFRYQNQLKLHMERRYKVSWDKELVKIHCSLCNLKFKTRMKLKCHWKSHRNSQLFTCIVCGKAFNLQHEFLHHKCVNFKRRKCSPKKKATPEKQNVTVDAVRVKVEEETTSIAKLDGGLSNQTKVTKKNKVYQCPACRRKFENRENFAAHVVKHEKTKWYICVDCSLCFWLKEGLKEHSMYAHSENWAAEKNSPKEAKCTKFKENSPNEAKRIQVKDNSPKEASKTLVKSEVMEFICSVCGEQCSCHETFKQHVLQHENENWCICGECGNCYRDKANLVVHEKKYHDKMSDDISTSEEKKYKMSDDISTSKGKKYLKMSDDISTSKGKKYHKMSDDISTSKGKKYHKMSDDISTSKGKKYKMSDDISTSEESKNSLGKNKTLRVNVERMSPCKICGVYYGTSKSEMQEHLTAHKMKKPSKLFKCTLCRKKFGNRRLLLSHRAVHSFQDKSSSNGLKERNMNSKNSYSFKLRDARLCRSVYKKGLAVSKSTVEPVSSRKSLFLRNFLLERVVKQERVVKQPNLMFSHKKIPRLSAKKFVCDCCNSKFFFKGSLDNHVEKFHRLDITKEKVSKNNSSIVPD; from the coding sequence ATGGCTGTAACAAAATTAATAAGTTCTGTATCACAAAATGCTCATACTTGCATACAGTGTGGAAAGATTTTCAGAAACATTGTTAAGTATATAATACATAAATCAAGACATGAAAGGGGCACTACTTTTATTACAAATATTAGGAAGAAGTATTTGTCCTATTATAGGTACAGGTTCTGCTGGAAGAGATATCATGTATGCAATTTCTATAGGAAGGTCTACAATTGTGCGATGTGCCAAAAGTCCTTCATAAGTGAAAAAACGGTTGTTAAACATTTGAAAAATTGTCCATTTAATACTGACCATAAATGTCTGTTTTGTGATTACACATCTAGCTCTCAATCAGACATAATAAATCATTCAAAACAGCACACAGATGAGCAACCTTACGAGTGTACAAAGTGCGAGAAAAAGTTTGTCTCTCTTGGTGAACTCACAGATCATGAACAAGTACATTTATCCCtgaaatatatatgttttacttGTGGTATGGCATTTGCGGACAAAAACGTTTTAAAGAAACACTTGGAGGATCACCGTGGAAAATATTTGTGTCCTCATTGTGGAAGAGGATATGCTGGCAGAGATCATTTTTATCATACTGAAGTTATTGAGCTATCTCCGTGCAAGGAGTGTGGGTTAAGTTTTCAATATCTTTGTATGTATGAGAAACACAAAAGAATGCACGGAGATACGGTGGAAAGAAGTAAAAATCGTACAAAAAATTTGTGTGAACAATGTGGTAAAGAATATTCAagtaaagattatatttttcaCAAGGACTTAGAGGATGAATTGTCTCCATGTAAAATATGTGGATTACGTtttgattatatatgtgtgtatgagaaaCATGTAAAAGAGCACATGGAAGCATTGGAAAATATTAAAACTTGTAAAACTAAGGCTGATCTTTGCCAGTATATTGAGTGTGCAGAAGTTGTTACATCTCAAGACCCATTGGTTTATGGTTATAATCATGTTTGTATGCTTTGTGGAAAGAGATATAAAGAGTTGCAGTCCACTCTAGTTCACATGGAAATGCATCTTAAAACAGAGTTAGGGGTAAATGAAAATGAGGCATTTCCAAGTACAAATTTCTTGGAATCAATGGATACTTCGCAAGGTATTGGTAGAAACTGGAATTCAAACTTGAGTAGTAGTTTAGAAACTGCTTTTGATGCTGTTATGAAAAGAAACTCGAAAATAGAGAGTGATCTGCAGTCATCCCGTAAACCCAAGAAAGGTAATGGTTTGAAACTGCCTAGAAATGACAATTCTGTTGGTCTTAATACTAAGGGTTTTCCTTGTTCCAGTGCTAACTTGCAAGTTGCAGAGAATGTGAATGGTAATCATTTTAAGGTAAATACAGGGAAAGTAATCTTAGCACAACATTTAGTTTCCCCAAATAAAAGTTCTCCTGtgacaaataaaaatattgtaacaTGTGAGTATAGAACAAAATTGAGTGAAATTTCCAAGAAAAACAAAGCGGCTGAAGACTCAAAGATAGAACCACCATTAGCAGAGTTTTTAGGTTTTGAAAACGTTTGTCCTTCAGTTTACTCTACTTCTAAAGATGCTGCTATTAATGAAAGAAGCAGTATAGTGAAGTCGCAAAATGATAGTGATAGAAAAGTTTCAAGTAATGAAAAGCCATGTAATAAAAAATGTAAAGACATTAATTATGAAGGAGATATCTCTTGTGTAATAGAAACAGAGAGGTTGAATGAAACTGCAAGTGATCTACAGGACCACAAATATGCAGGGGATGATATATGTGTCCCAGTTTTCCACAATGGTCATGGGGATAATTCAGAACTTGTACAAGTTTTTAAGTCCTTAGAACCAATTTTAAATAATCTGACAGTAAGAGACTTTGACCTAGGGGACATTCAATCTTATGGTAATGGTAGCCAAGTGGACATAAAAAGTGAAGTGGCTGGTCAGGATAAAAGTGTGAAAAATATTGAATTTCCATTTAAAGATGGGAAAGTTAAAGAAGAGTTCATAACCAAGGAGGCCTTAGTTGATGACCCTTATAGTGCTTTTTCCTTGGAGGAGTCTTTCTCAGGTACTATGATAACAAGTTCACCGACTAGTAATGATACAAATGAGAATTTACCTCCCAAGAAAGAAGTGAGTGTAGTACAAAATTCTAAAACGATCCAATTTAATTCTGAAAGAAATCTCtcttcaaggaaaaggaaaaagccTTGTGTAGAAAATGAAGAGAATGTATTAGGACAAAGTGATATATCTCCCAAAAGCCCCTCAAAGAAATTGTCATTAGGCAGCACAGGAAAGGAAATAGATGTCAAGAACAATGATCTTGATAAGGGTTTCCTTCCTAATCAAACAGTGGTGCAGGATTCTGGAACGCTACAAGTCAATTCAGGAAGGCAGGGCTCATCTAGAAAAATTAAGTATCCAAAGTTTAATAAATACAGTATTCTTAAAAAGTGTCCGAAGTGTGGAATTAGAGTTCGTGGTAAGCTAAGCAGACACGCTTCTTCATGTGTTGAAAAAAAGGAACAAGATATTACACAACAAAGTAGCATGGCTTTAGAAACATGCCAAAATATTTTACCGATATCTAGTAAATCACAAAGCAGTAAAACAACGGGTATTGATATTGAGAAACATAACTCTAAAAATAGGGGGGATAGGTGTGATGTGAATGAGGCATTGGCTGATGATGGTTGTGATGTGAGGAATATAAACATTGCCAAAGAAGTAATTCCTGAAAGGACTGTTAGAAGTGCTACAGAATCATTCAAGTTGAATTATATTTGTAAAGAGGTTTCAAACAGATTACATTTGAAAGATAATCCGTATTGTACATTGTGTGGCAAAGCTTTCATTTTTAAATCTGCTTTTGAGGCTCATAGACAGTTGCATGAGAATGCTGGCTGGTATCTTTGCTATAAGTGTGGAATTACTTACAGGAATGAAAAGAATCTTATTCGGCATTGTCAAGCAACTCATTCTGGGGAATATGTTTTTGAATTTGAACAAGAGAAATCTGTTCCAGTTGGGAAAACTAAAGGTAGCGTATCTGGTAGTTTTTCAGATAAATTGATCAAGAAGAATGTACACAAACAAAAATTAGGTGAAAGTAAGGCAGGGTTTCACGACAAATTAGGCCATTTTGAGTGTAGGCAATGTAGAAGAATATTCAGATATCAAAATCAGCTTAAACTCCATATGGAGAGACGTTATAAAGTATCTTGGGATAAAGAACTAGTTAAGATACATTGCTCACTTTGTAATTTGAAGTTTAAGACAAGAATGAAATTGAAGTGTCATTGGAAGTCTCATAGAAATTCTCAATTGTTTACATGCATTGTCTGTGGGAAGGCGTTTAATTTGCAACATGAATTTCTTCATCATAAGTGTGTGAATTTTAAACGTAGAAAATGCTCTCCAAAGAAAAAAGCAACTCCTGAAAAACAGAATGTTACAGTTGATGCAGTTCGTGTTAAGGTAGAAGAAGAAACTACGTCTATAGCAAAACTGGACGGTGGTTTATCTAATCAGACAaaagttacaaagaaaaacaaGGTGTACCAGTGTCCTGCTTGTCGAAGAAAATTTGAAAACAGAGAAAACTTTGCTGCTCACGTTGTTAAACATGAAAAGACCAAGTGGTATATATGTGTTGATTGCAGTCTTTGCTTCTGGCTCAAGGAAGGTTTGAAAGAGCATTCTATGTATGCTCATAGTGAAAATTGGGCTGCTGAGAAAAATTCTCCTAAAGAGGCTAAGTGTACCAAATTCAAAGAAAACTCGCCTAACGAGGCTAAGCGTATCCAAGTCAAGGACAACTCGCCTAAAGAGGCTTCGAAGACACTAGTCAAAAGTGAAGTGATGGAGTTTATTTGTAGTGTTTGTGGTGAACAGTGTTCTTGTCATGAAACTTTTAAACAACATGTACTTCAACATGAAAATGAAAACTGGTGTATATGTGGAGAATGTGGTAATTGCTATAGAGATAAGGCTAACTTGGTTGTTCATGAGAAGAAATATCATGATAAGATGTCTGATGATATTTCTACCAGTGAAGAAAAGAAGTATAAGATGTCTGATGATATTTCTACCAGTAAAGGAAAGAAATATCTTAAGATGTCTGATGATATTTCTACCAGTAAAGGAAAGAAATATCATAAGATGTCTGATGATATTTCTACCAGTAAAGGAAAGAAATATCATAAGATGTCTGATGATATTTCTACCagtaaaggaaagaaatataagATGTCTGATGATATTTCTACCAGTGAAGAATCTAAAAATAGTTTGGGAAAAAATAAGACATTGAGGGTGAATGTTGAACGTATGTCACCATGTAAAATTTGTGGAGTTTATTATGGTACATCTAAGTCAGAAATGCAGGAGCATCTTACAGCCCATAAAATGAAAAAACCAAGCAAACTTTTCAAATGTACGCTCTGTAGAAAGAAATTTGGGAATAGGAGACTTCTTTTATCACATAGAGCTGTGCATTCATTTCAAGATAAAAGTTCCTCAAATGGTTTAAAGGAAAGGAACATgaattcaaagaattcttattcGTTCAAGCTGAGGGATGCTCGTTTATGCAGAAGTGTGTATAAGAAAGGTCTTGCCGTTTCAAAATCCACCGTAGAACCTGTCAGTAgtagaaagtcactttttcttagAAATTTTTTATTAGAAAGAGTAGTTAAACAAGAAAGAGTAGTTAAACAGCCTAATTTGATGTTCAGCCATAAGAAGATACCAAGGTTAAGTGCAAAAAAATTTGTTTGTGACTGTTGTAATTCAAAGTTCTTTTTCAAAGGTTCTCTTGATAATCATGTCGAGAAATTTCACAGACTTGATATCACTAAAGAGAAAGTTTCCAAAAACAACTCTTCAATTGTACCTGACTGA